A single genomic interval of Armigeres subalbatus isolate Guangzhou_Male chromosome 1, GZ_Asu_2, whole genome shotgun sequence harbors:
- the LOC134205987 gene encoding uncharacterized protein LOC134205987: MEGLTQQKTKRRRLNPIHRWTSDETRDMLETVLDEVKNNPELFEKPTAQMFYARIMEKTACVRALNWIVLKNKMRNLKSSYISASTWKSQTGAGLLSEGLDNSVTEYIQRVCPFWNILEQIFGQRKNVNPAIIIETSHSGFNESVSYDQLEEPLTLPEEPANEIFDGDDAAFNFDDVSGENLIWEDTRPASDAEIETNFDPEVIHNEQEEINIESSDTPTTSTRNRNLETLKTKLKQGQRKTKCSFNSGSISALVAMQDKKLLFEEKKWERQREFDEQKLEIEKEKINLARMQIEQQTTIRKLEIERDERLALANMKIEAEVRERVQKYELELRARYNNH, translated from the exons ATGGAGGGT CTGACACAGCAAAAAACAAAACGTCGTCGATTGAACCCAATTCATCGCTGGACAAGTGATGAAACCAGGGACATGCTTGAGACGGTTTTGGATGAAGTGAAAAATAATCCTGAATTATTCGAG AAACCAACAGCCCAGATGTTCTATGCCAGAATAATGGAAAAAACCGCATGCGTACGCGCACTCAATTGGATTGtgctaaaaaataaaatgagaaaTCTAAAATCTTCATACATATCTGCATCTACATGGAAAAGCCAAACTGGTGCTGGACTTCTATCAGAAGGATTAGATAACAGCGTTACAG AATACATACAAAGGGTGTGTCCCTTCTGGAATATTCTTGAACAAATTTTTGGCCAACGTAAGAATGTGAATCCAGCGATCATCATCGAAACATCACATTCTGGTTTTAATGAATCAGTGAGCTATGATCAACTTGAAGAGCCACTTACATTACCTGAAGAGCCAGCAAATGAAATATTCGATGGAGATGATGCAGCTTTCAATTTCGACGATGTGTCTGGAGAAAATCTAATTTGGGAAGATACCAGACCAGCATCCGATGCagaaattgaaacaaattttgatcCAGAAGTGATACATAATGAGCAGGAAGAAATCAACATCGAGTCGTCAGATACACCTACAACATCGACAAGAAACAGGAACTTGGAGACATTAAAAACTAAGTTGAAGCAGGGACAAAGAAAAACTAAGTGTTCCTTCAATTCAGGATCAATTTCAGCACTTGTTGCAATGCAGGACAAGAAATTGCTTTTTGAGGAAAAGAAGTGGGAGAGACAAAGGGAGTTCGATGAACAAAAGTTGGAAATTGAGAAAGAAAAGATCAATTTGGCCCGAATGCAAATAGAGCAGCAAACGACTATCCGAAAGTTAGAGATAGAACGTGATGAGCGCCTTGCCTTGGCCAACATGAAAATAGAAGCCGAAGTGCGGGAACGTGTTCAGAAATATGAATTAGAATTAAGGGCACGATACAATAACCATTAA